A region from the Hydrogenimonas sp. genome encodes:
- a CDS encoding homoserine O-acetyltransferase, which translates to MKIDTRKEIFTNALYLESGRILEPYELVYETYGELNEEKSNAVLITHALSGSHHAAGLYEGDRKPGWWDALIGDGKAVDTERYFVICVNVIGSCYGSTGPMSKIYPGEERYRLRFPVVTVKDMVKAQRILLSRLGIDRLHAVIGGSMGGMQALRFAVEYPGLAKHTIAMAATHATRPWAIAFNKVVQEAIIKDPRFKNGNYEPGDFAEEGFTGLAVGRMAGHISYLSPESMDRKFGRSYVETDGLFELFGKFQVERYLEYNGYGFSKWFDPLSYLYITKAINIFDISRGYDTLDEALGRIKTDLHLISFSRDLLFMPEEMKEIKIVMDAQGQSGLVSYYEVDSDYGHDAFLVEVEKFADYVADVLK; encoded by the coding sequence TTGAAAATAGATACACGTAAAGAGATCTTTACGAATGCTCTATATCTGGAGAGCGGCCGTATTCTCGAACCGTACGAACTGGTCTACGAGACCTACGGAGAGCTTAACGAAGAGAAGAGCAACGCCGTACTCATCACGCACGCCCTCAGCGGAAGCCACCATGCCGCAGGTCTCTATGAAGGAGACAGAAAACCGGGCTGGTGGGACGCGCTGATAGGTGACGGAAAGGCCGTAGATACGGAGCGCTACTTCGTGATATGTGTAAATGTCATCGGAAGCTGCTACGGCTCTACAGGCCCGATGTCCAAAATCTATCCCGGTGAAGAGCGCTACCGTCTGCGGTTTCCCGTTGTAACGGTAAAAGATATGGTCAAGGCGCAGCGGATACTTCTGAGCCGCCTGGGCATCGATCGGCTGCACGCCGTCATAGGCGGCTCGATGGGTGGAATGCAGGCTCTCCGTTTTGCGGTGGAGTACCCGGGTCTGGCGAAGCATACCATCGCGATGGCCGCGACGCACGCTACCCGCCCATGGGCGATAGCCTTCAACAAGGTCGTTCAGGAAGCGATAATCAAAGATCCCAGATTCAAAAACGGAAACTACGAGCCGGGCGATTTTGCGGAAGAGGGGTTTACAGGATTGGCTGTCGGCCGTATGGCGGGACATATAAGCTATCTGAGTCCCGAGTCGATGGACAGAAAGTTCGGACGCAGTTACGTCGAGACGGACGGACTTTTCGAGCTTTTCGGCAAGTTCCAGGTCGAGCGTTACCTGGAGTACAACGGTTACGGGTTCAGCAAATGGTTCGACCCTCTCAGTTACCTCTATATAACCAAAGCGATAAACATCTTCGACATCTCGAGGGGATACGACACGCTGGATGAGGCGCTCGGCAGAATAAAAACGGATCTTCATCTCATCTCTTTCAGCAGGGACCTCCTCTTTATGCCCGAAGAGATGAAAGAGATAAAGATAGTGATGGATGCCCAGGGGCAGAGCGGCCTGGTCAGCTACTACGAGGTGGATAGCGACTACGGTCACGATGCGTTTCTCGTAGAAGTGGAGAAGTTTGCAGACTACGTTGCGGATGTTTTGAAATAA
- a CDS encoding predicted amidohydrolase: MIRIAALQMPTQGMSPNALDHYFKTARAKDVEIILLGEYVLNHFFKELEKMPANMIKDQSDHHLAMIKELSRKYDIVVVAPLVQVKGGKCYKTVVKVSPKSTHTYNQQILMDYGHWDEAGFFANEVKPLEDPMVFTHRGMRFGVIGGYELHFNHFFDRLNARDVDVLLLPTSSTFESHNRWREILKTRAFLHNIYILRANRVGDYTDRELKWKFYGDSMLVDPRGEVLNLLEDKESLMVVPVDRKAAREAKRAWGFEKQLKVRSD; this comes from the coding sequence GTGATCCGTATCGCCGCGCTTCAGATGCCTACACAGGGTATGAGTCCCAATGCGCTGGACCACTACTTCAAGACGGCAAGAGCGAAAGATGTGGAGATCATACTGCTCGGGGAGTATGTACTCAACCACTTCTTCAAAGAGCTTGAGAAGATGCCGGCCAATATGATAAAAGATCAGAGCGACCACCATCTGGCGATGATAAAGGAGCTGAGCAGAAAGTACGATATCGTCGTGGTCGCGCCGCTCGTTCAGGTAAAAGGGGGCAAGTGCTACAAAACGGTCGTAAAGGTTTCGCCGAAAAGTACCCATACCTACAATCAGCAGATCCTTATGGACTACGGGCACTGGGACGAAGCCGGCTTCTTCGCAAACGAAGTGAAGCCGCTTGAAGATCCCATGGTCTTTACACACAGGGGGATGCGGTTCGGTGTCATCGGTGGGTACGAACTCCATTTCAACCATTTTTTCGACCGTCTGAACGCCCGTGACGTGGATGTTCTGCTTCTGCCTACCTCCTCTACGTTCGAATCGCACAACAGGTGGAGAGAGATTCTAAAAACCAGAGCCTTTCTGCACAATATATATATTCTCCGTGCCAACAGGGTCGGAGACTATACGGACCGGGAGCTGAAGTGGAAGTTTTACGGAGATTCAATGCTTGTCGACCCCAGAGGCGAGGTTTTGAACCTGCTTGAAGACAAAGAGTCCCTCATGGTAGTTCCTGTCGACAGAAAGGCGGCCAGGGAGGCCAAAAGGGCCTGGGGTTTCGAAAAACAGCTGAAAGTAAGATCCGATTAG
- a CDS encoding sulfur carrier protein adenylyltransferase ThiF, which translates to MEEYFHYFNRQVMLWGEDTQASLQEKKIAIIGSGGLGSSLAIALGASGVGHIDLVDFDEVSVHNIHRQIAFRVGDEGRLKAEVAAELVESRCPFVEVTPYTVRFDEFAKMPREYDLILDATDNLPSRAQIDLYAKQIGAPWIYGSVEAFNGQVCFIERSSFDAFKITDRKPAGIAAPIVMHIASLQANLALRYLAGESVKKDLLYYLYFNDEGELVTQKFQMPVQ; encoded by the coding sequence ATGGAGGAGTATTTCCACTATTTCAATCGGCAGGTAATGCTCTGGGGTGAGGATACCCAAGCCTCGCTGCAGGAGAAAAAGATCGCCATCATAGGCTCCGGCGGTCTGGGGAGCTCACTGGCCATAGCCCTTGGAGCCAGCGGAGTAGGGCATATCGACCTTGTCGATTTCGATGAGGTTTCGGTTCACAATATCCACAGGCAGATCGCTTTCAGGGTGGGTGACGAGGGAAGGCTCAAGGCTGAAGTTGCGGCCGAACTGGTAGAAAGCCGCTGCCCCTTCGTCGAAGTGACTCCCTATACGGTAAGATTCGATGAGTTCGCTAAGATGCCGAGAGAGTACGACCTCATACTGGACGCAACCGACAACCTGCCGAGCCGTGCGCAGATAGACCTGTATGCAAAACAGATCGGAGCCCCATGGATATACGGCTCGGTCGAAGCTTTCAACGGACAGGTCTGCTTCATCGAGAGAAGCAGCTTCGATGCTTTCAAGATTACGGACCGCAAACCGGCCGGCATTGCCGCACCGATAGTTATGCACATCGCATCGCTGCAGGCCAATCTCGCTTTAAGGTATCTTGCCGGAGAGAGTGTGAAAAAAGATCTGCTCTACTATCTCTATTTCAACGATGAGGGTGAATTGGTTACGCAGAAGTTTCAGATGCCTGTGCAGTAG